In a single window of the Nitrospira sp. MA-1 genome:
- a CDS encoding DUF3473 domain-containing protein, whose protein sequence is MIHGLSFDIEEHFQVAAFDCVARRRHWERHESRVERNTHLILDLLEKQGIHATMFVLGWVAERHKGLIRRIVESGHELASHGYGHELITGQTPQAFREDIRQAKHILEDIGGVPIIGYRAPTFSITKESEWALPILVEEGYHYDSSIMAVVHDYYGIPGAIPTIHTISTDSGPIWEVPPSTCKWAGMTFPVAGGGYFRLFPYRLLKPLLQRIESQGHPLIMYLHPWELDPTQPRMRGSMLSEFRHYLNLEKVHGRLIQLIQDFSFGPYRNLITS, encoded by the coding sequence ATGATCCACGGGTTGAGCTTCGATATTGAAGAACATTTTCAGGTTGCTGCCTTTGATTGTGTGGCCCGCCGTCGCCATTGGGAGAGACATGAAAGCCGGGTAGAGCGTAACACTCATCTTATCCTGGATCTCCTGGAGAAGCAGGGGATTCATGCCACGATGTTTGTGCTGGGTTGGGTGGCCGAACGACACAAGGGGTTAATCAGGCGTATTGTGGAGTCGGGGCATGAATTGGCCTCTCATGGGTATGGGCACGAACTCATTACAGGGCAAACGCCTCAGGCGTTTCGGGAAGATATTCGCCAAGCCAAACATATTTTGGAAGATATTGGAGGGGTGCCCATCATCGGTTACCGTGCCCCGACCTTCTCGATTACGAAGGAATCGGAATGGGCCTTGCCGATTCTTGTAGAGGAAGGGTACCACTATGATTCCAGTATCATGGCCGTCGTGCACGATTACTATGGAATTCCTGGGGCCATCCCAACCATTCACACCATCTCCACCGATTCAGGGCCAATTTGGGAGGTGCCACCGTCAACCTGTAAATGGGCAGGGATGACCTTTCCGGTTGCAGGAGGCGGATATTTTCGTCTGTTTCCTTATCGGTTGCTCAAGCCACTCCTGCAGCGAATCGAATCACAGGGGCATCCGCTTATTATGTACCTCCATCCGTGGGAGCTGGACCCTACTCAACCCCGTATGAGGGGCTCCATGCTTTCAGAGTTTCGTCATTACTTGAATCTCGAAAAGGTTCATGGTCGTCTCATTCAACTCATTCAGGATTTTTCCTTCGGGCCGTATCGCAATCTCATTACCTCCTAA
- a CDS encoding glycosyltransferase family 4 protein yields the protein MDILLLAPHPFYQDRGTPIAVNLVLKVLSERGDHVDVLTFHEGRAVDYPNVSIYRIPAWPFLRNIRPGFSLKKLLCDGLLGVKLILLLCQKRYHLVHAVEESAFMALVVKWILRIPYLYDMDSSLAQQMIEKYPRLAILSQAFTYCERRIVKSASVVLPVCEALVKRIEPYRPLKVILLEDVPLLGESTNSFTAVNQDLDVPGIRILYVGNLEAYQGIDLLLESFALALREVSPITLFIVGGEKDDRDSYYRKAGKLGVDGHVYFLGPRPLDQLSVYLSQADILVSPRIKGNNTPMKLYSYLASGKAVLATNLMTHTQVINRDVAMLADPTPELFADGLLQLIRNRPLRVSLGQAAQKLVEEKYSYPAYRMKLNAAYDHLMTTIQQPSESIT from the coding sequence ATGGATATTTTGCTGCTAGCACCCCATCCTTTTTATCAGGATCGAGGGACTCCCATTGCAGTCAATCTTGTCCTCAAGGTCTTATCCGAACGGGGGGATCACGTTGATGTGCTTACGTTCCACGAAGGAAGGGCTGTGGACTATCCAAACGTCAGTATTTACCGAATACCCGCATGGCCGTTCCTCCGCAACATTCGACCAGGATTTTCGTTGAAAAAGTTGCTGTGCGATGGATTGCTGGGCGTCAAGTTGATCTTGCTGCTTTGTCAAAAGCGATATCACCTGGTTCATGCTGTGGAAGAATCGGCCTTTATGGCGCTGGTGGTGAAGTGGATATTACGGATTCCCTATCTCTATGACATGGACTCTTCGTTGGCACAACAAATGATTGAGAAATATCCTCGTCTGGCTATTCTGTCCCAGGCATTCACATATTGCGAACGTCGGATCGTCAAGTCTGCCTCTGTCGTGCTGCCTGTCTGTGAAGCACTGGTCAAGAGAATTGAACCGTATCGCCCGTTAAAAGTCATACTCCTTGAAGATGTCCCCCTTCTTGGAGAATCGACAAATTCCTTCACAGCGGTGAACCAGGATCTGGATGTCCCAGGCATACGGATCTTATATGTCGGAAATCTCGAGGCCTATCAAGGCATCGATTTGTTGTTGGAAAGCTTTGCTCTGGCCTTGAGGGAGGTCTCACCGATCACGTTGTTTATTGTTGGCGGGGAAAAGGACGATAGAGATTCATATTACCGGAAAGCCGGAAAATTAGGTGTCGACGGCCACGTGTATTTCCTGGGGCCACGGCCTCTTGACCAATTATCTGTTTATCTTTCGCAAGCGGATATTTTGGTGTCGCCAAGAATCAAAGGCAATAATACTCCGATGAAATTGTATTCCTATCTCGCCAGTGGAAAGGCCGTCCTCGCCACAAATTTGATGACCCATACCCAGGTTATCAATCGGGATGTGGCCATGTTGGCCGACCCGACTCCGGAATTATTTGCTGATGGGTTGCTTCAGCTTATTCGGAACCGACCCTTGCGAGTGTCTCTTGGGCAGGCCGCGCAGAAACTGGTTGAGGAGAAATACAGTTATCCCGCATATCGCATGAAATTGAATGCGGCCTATGATCATCTCATGACGACCATACAACAGCCCTCCGAATCTATAACTTAG
- a CDS encoding glycerol-3-phosphate dehydrogenase/oxidase, translated as MLTRNLPRLANARYDVAVVGGGIYGACVAWDASLRGLSVVLFEQGDIGSGTSANSLKIIHGGFRYLQHGDVTRMRESMQEQMALMRVAPHLVHPLPVLIPTYGHGLRGKEVFACALAINDLIGFDRNRLDDPQKHIPRGRILSRRQVLELLPNIPEHDLTGGGVFHDGMVYNSERLLLSFLHSAESMGAEVANYVKVVGYLKTKDQIRGVEAEDQLSGERFQVEANVVVNACGPWLDQTEDMLSDRPGYHKIPWVKAFNIITRPLFSSYAVGLAAREVYSDDRALLKKGKRLLFMVPWRDCSLIGTSYRSYEGKPDEFRISEEDIHEFLEEINQSYPHAALTMEDVAMVNGGLLPGAKAESRRRDIQLESGVYIRTREDVGARNVISLVGVKFTTARRVAEHVVDRVFRVLGRNPSPSQTAITPLYGGNIGRFQEFLNQEMKSAPGKLSQKTVHRLIHNYGSSYRMVLQYLPDSGERNTSDGSESMEILQAEVRYALREEMAQRLSDVVFRRTELGTAGYPGDMALDLCADILSQELGWSECRTLEELAMVRGRYPG; from the coding sequence ATGTTGACCAGAAATTTACCTCGTTTAGCGAACGCCCGGTACGATGTCGCGGTGGTAGGCGGAGGAATTTATGGTGCCTGTGTGGCCTGGGATGCGAGTCTTCGTGGATTATCGGTGGTGCTGTTTGAGCAAGGGGATATCGGTTCAGGGACATCGGCCAATAGCTTAAAGATCATTCATGGAGGATTTAGATATTTACAGCATGGGGATGTTACGCGAATGCGGGAATCCATGCAGGAGCAAATGGCTCTTATGCGGGTTGCCCCCCATTTGGTTCATCCCTTGCCTGTCCTTATTCCCACCTATGGGCATGGCCTGCGAGGAAAAGAGGTTTTTGCATGTGCCTTAGCAATCAACGATCTTATCGGGTTTGATCGAAACCGATTGGACGACCCGCAAAAACATATTCCACGAGGACGAATTCTCTCCCGACGTCAGGTACTGGAGCTGTTGCCGAATATTCCTGAACATGATCTGACGGGTGGTGGAGTGTTTCATGACGGTATGGTGTACAACTCAGAGCGATTGCTTCTGTCATTTCTCCATTCGGCCGAATCAATGGGGGCGGAAGTGGCGAATTATGTCAAGGTGGTGGGATATCTCAAAACGAAGGATCAGATTCGTGGGGTAGAAGCTGAGGATCAGCTCTCAGGGGAGCGCTTTCAAGTCGAAGCCAACGTGGTGGTGAATGCGTGCGGACCCTGGTTGGATCAAACGGAAGACATGTTGTCTGATCGACCCGGATACCACAAGATCCCGTGGGTCAAGGCTTTTAATATTATTACCCGTCCATTGTTCTCTTCCTATGCGGTCGGGCTGGCGGCCAGAGAAGTCTATTCCGATGACCGAGCTCTGCTGAAAAAGGGGAAACGATTGCTCTTTATGGTGCCCTGGCGTGATTGTTCCCTCATCGGAACATCCTATCGCTCCTATGAAGGCAAGCCGGATGAGTTCAGGATTTCCGAGGAAGATATTCATGAATTTTTGGAGGAGATTAATCAGTCCTATCCCCACGCGGCTCTCACGATGGAAGATGTGGCCATGGTCAATGGCGGATTGCTCCCTGGAGCGAAGGCGGAGTCTCGTCGAAGAGATATTCAACTGGAAAGTGGAGTTTACATCCGTACAAGGGAAGATGTGGGCGCGCGAAATGTTATCTCGCTGGTGGGGGTGAAATTCACAACGGCACGAAGAGTGGCCGAGCATGTGGTTGATCGGGTGTTTCGGGTGTTGGGCAGAAATCCATCACCTTCACAAACGGCTATAACTCCTCTTTATGGAGGAAATATTGGCAGGTTTCAGGAATTTTTAAATCAGGAAATGAAAAGTGCACCAGGGAAATTGAGTCAAAAAACTGTACATCGCTTGATTCACAATTATGGGTCTTCTTATCGCATGGTACTTCAGTATTTGCCTGATTCGGGCGAGAGAAACACCTCCGACGGGTCAGAATCTATGGAGATTCTCCAAGCAGAAGTCCGGTATGCCTTGCGGGAGGAAATGGCCCAACGATTAAGTGATGTGGTTTTTCGCCGAACAGAGTTAGGGACGGCTGGTTATCCAGGCGATATGGCCCTGGATTTGTGTGCGGATATTCTTTCCCAAGAGTTGGGATGGAGTGAATGCCGGACCCTAGAGGAGTTGGCCATGGTGCGAGGTCGGTATCCGGGATGA
- a CDS encoding class I SAM-dependent methyltransferase — protein MNRTKHAEPIWPLRLFKKSVLKQRKYKELTEALGETTTLHCLDIGADNGVISYLLRQRGGQWKSADLDQTTVETIQDLIQEPVFQIDDRPTPFADNEFDRVAVIDFLEHIHNDEAFIRELHRIVKPHGRVVLNVPHIKPTLLRKIRLAIGQTDEKHGHLRPGYTLGDINRILGDHFQVVSEKTYSKFFSECIDTLITFAFDLLKRGKRTSAKGLVVTGKDLKQYQKMFTMYSLLYPIIWTISKLDTALFFTSGYMLLVVAQNKKDANA, from the coding sequence ATGAACAGGACGAAACACGCAGAGCCCATATGGCCCTTGCGACTCTTTAAAAAATCCGTCTTGAAACAACGGAAATACAAAGAACTCACCGAAGCACTTGGCGAAACGACGACATTACACTGTCTGGATATTGGCGCGGATAATGGTGTGATCAGCTATCTGCTTCGTCAACGGGGAGGACAGTGGAAAAGCGCGGACTTGGATCAAACCACTGTGGAAACGATTCAAGATTTGATTCAGGAGCCGGTGTTTCAGATTGATGATCGTCCAACACCATTTGCCGACAATGAATTCGACCGTGTGGCCGTGATCGATTTCCTTGAACATATTCACAATGATGAGGCCTTTATCCGTGAGCTGCATCGGATTGTGAAGCCTCATGGACGAGTCGTTCTGAATGTGCCGCACATAAAACCGACTCTCCTCAGAAAAATTCGATTGGCCATTGGCCAGACTGATGAAAAACATGGGCATCTCCGCCCGGGATATACCCTCGGTGACATCAATCGGATACTGGGCGATCATTTCCAGGTGGTATCGGAGAAGACCTATTCCAAATTCTTTTCAGAATGTATCGATACGTTGATCACGTTTGCGTTTGATCTCCTGAAGAGAGGGAAGCGGACTTCTGCGAAAGGGCTGGTGGTGACCGGGAAAGATCTGAAGCAATATCAAAAAATGTTCACCATGTATTCATTGCTCTACCCGATTATTTGGACGATCTCGAAACTTGATACCGCCTTATTTTTTACGAGTGGATACATGCTTTTAGTGGTTGCTCAAAACAAAAAGGATGCAAACGCGTAA
- a CDS encoding NAD-dependent epimerase/dehydratase family protein, translated as MGRVMVTGGKGFLGTHLVRRLLADGQEVRVFAHRGSKQGEASPATTGCEVIWGDIRNLQDVEQAVKGVEKIFHLVSNFRKGGSDKTDAYAVNVEGTKNVLGAAKKYGVGRVVHCSTIGVHGDVQSIPAHEETPFNPTDLYQETKLLAEQYVWKFHQETGLPISVVRPISLYGPEDLRMLKLFRTIKKRQFIYIGQGNVFFHPAYIDDVIEGFLLCASHEKAVGEAFIIGGDGYLPLHDLVDRISAQLQVPAPSMHIPLRPVEWLAGLCESVCTPLGIEPPLHKRRVSFFKNNRAFSIEKVKRVLGYAPRVSLEEGLKRTIRWYEDHGLL; from the coding sequence ATGGGACGAGTCATGGTCACGGGCGGAAAAGGGTTTTTGGGGACCCATCTTGTCAGGCGGTTACTCGCAGACGGTCAGGAGGTTCGGGTCTTTGCGCATCGGGGGAGCAAGCAGGGTGAGGCCTCGCCAGCCACTACGGGGTGTGAAGTCATATGGGGGGACATCCGTAATCTCCAGGATGTGGAGCAGGCCGTGAAAGGAGTGGAGAAAATATTTCACTTGGTCTCCAACTTTCGAAAAGGGGGATCGGATAAGACCGATGCCTATGCCGTGAATGTCGAAGGGACAAAGAATGTGCTCGGTGCCGCCAAGAAATATGGGGTTGGTCGGGTGGTGCATTGCAGTACAATCGGCGTCCATGGGGATGTGCAGTCGATTCCGGCTCATGAAGAAACCCCGTTCAACCCCACGGATTTATATCAGGAAACGAAGCTCCTGGCGGAACAGTACGTGTGGAAATTTCATCAGGAAACAGGGTTGCCCATTAGCGTCGTTCGACCGATTTCTCTGTATGGGCCGGAAGATCTTCGAATGCTGAAACTGTTTCGCACCATAAAAAAGCGACAGTTTATCTATATCGGGCAAGGCAATGTATTTTTTCATCCCGCCTATATTGATGATGTGATTGAAGGGTTTCTGCTTTGTGCATCACATGAGAAGGCCGTAGGTGAAGCGTTCATCATCGGAGGAGATGGATACCTTCCCTTACATGACCTCGTGGATCGCATTTCCGCGCAACTTCAGGTTCCTGCCCCGAGTATGCATATTCCCCTTAGGCCCGTGGAATGGCTTGCCGGTCTCTGTGAGTCGGTCTGCACCCCACTGGGAATAGAACCTCCTCTGCACAAACGACGGGTGAGTTTTTTTAAAAACAATCGGGCTTTTTCCATCGAAAAAGTCAAACGCGTGCTTGGCTATGCTCCACGCGTATCCTTAGAGGAAGGGCTGAAACGAACCATCCGTTGGTATGAGGATCATGGACTCCTCTAA
- a CDS encoding acyltransferase, whose amino-acid sequence MNERPLVESLGDEKLSPYRQYLSMFVGEESLGALAKYELFISVLGRLPGAIGYFVRGKCYPRLLGSVGRGTVFGAGGVLRCPGRIHLGGGVMIDDCVVLDAKGHGSSIVLGDQILLGRNSILSCNDSSMSIGNFVSIGPFCFLVSRSHLTIGSNVAIGAGTHMLGGGHAHDDPDVPVIQQARTSKGITVEDGAWIGIGAKILDGVTIGKNSIVGAGAVVSKDVPPWTVVLGNPARVVEKRKQVNGA is encoded by the coding sequence ATGAATGAGAGACCGCTAGTCGAGTCGCTTGGGGACGAAAAACTTTCTCCGTATCGTCAATACCTCAGCATGTTCGTTGGCGAGGAATCTCTTGGTGCGCTGGCCAAATATGAACTGTTTATCTCGGTGCTGGGTCGATTACCCGGTGCCATCGGGTATTTCGTACGGGGCAAGTGTTATCCAAGGCTGCTGGGGTCCGTGGGTCGAGGGACGGTCTTTGGTGCAGGGGGCGTGCTCCGTTGTCCGGGAAGAATTCACCTGGGGGGGGGAGTGATGATTGATGATTGCGTAGTTCTTGATGCCAAAGGACACGGCTCTTCCATCGTGCTTGGCGATCAGATCCTCCTGGGCCGGAATAGTATTCTCAGTTGTAATGACTCCTCGATGTCCATCGGCAACTTCGTGTCGATTGGCCCATTTTGTTTTCTGGTTTCACGCAGTCATTTGACGATAGGGTCAAATGTCGCGATCGGAGCAGGAACGCACATGCTTGGTGGCGGCCATGCGCATGATGACCCCGATGTGCCGGTCATTCAGCAAGCCCGGACATCGAAGGGGATTACCGTTGAAGACGGTGCTTGGATTGGCATTGGCGCAAAGATTCTTGATGGCGTGACGATTGGGAAAAATAGCATTGTCGGTGCGGGCGCCGTCGTCTCCAAGGATGTCCCCCCATGGACCGTGGTGTTGGGTAACCCCGCCCGAGTCGTCGAGAAACGAAAGCAGGTCAACGGAGCATGA
- a CDS encoding class I adenylate-forming enzyme family protein, translated as MKSLPIVWQEAEGLWPDKIALITAEEELTYRELARRIRRVSNALIRQWDVRPGHVVALLAPNSVEFVVSYFAVTVIAGIVHPVDERLKPEEIGFLLEDSGARCAIVHQALWSKFSTVWKTLPALEHVLSIGKVETHSNVECFDRWLNLPADPGDLHESGISPAPDAIAEFMYTSGTIGKPKGAMRSHGNARAASGNARRAFGYRHEDVIAIVMPLSHSSALVSQMLPMIEVGGTAVLVERFDAVDLLARIRKWNVTCFRAVPATFKMLMVYPEFHADYLPSLRLLMNSSAAIESQTHLAIKERFPNVELVNSYGLTEASTCTILSDTVGLEHPDSIGVPIPGVEMAVMDDEGCPVEEGLTGEIWVRGPHACLGYHRLPAETEALFAPGGWLKTGDMGHKDSLGLFYFHGRKVDVINCGGRKYAPVEVEQCILELKDVAEVAVLGVPHRVLGQVAKAYVVFRDRATGDLKAVTRHCARSLPSHKVPFFMEAVDALPRNSLGKMLHRELKAESPPALHKVSRNG; from the coding sequence ATGAAGAGTCTTCCCATAGTCTGGCAAGAAGCGGAAGGTCTGTGGCCGGATAAGATTGCTCTGATCACTGCGGAAGAAGAACTGACCTATCGTGAATTGGCTCGGCGTATACGTCGTGTATCCAACGCACTCATTCGTCAATGGGACGTTCGGCCGGGCCACGTGGTGGCTTTGCTGGCCCCGAACAGCGTTGAGTTCGTCGTGAGTTACTTTGCGGTGACCGTGATTGCCGGGATTGTTCATCCTGTCGATGAGCGTCTGAAGCCTGAGGAGATCGGCTTTCTTCTTGAAGACTCCGGTGCCCGGTGCGCGATTGTTCATCAGGCGCTCTGGTCCAAATTTTCGACGGTGTGGAAGACACTTCCCGCCCTCGAACATGTATTGTCTATTGGCAAGGTTGAAACACATTCAAATGTTGAATGTTTCGATAGGTGGTTGAACCTGCCGGCCGATCCCGGGGATCTCCATGAATCGGGGATTTCACCAGCGCCTGACGCCATCGCCGAGTTCATGTATACCTCGGGTACGATAGGCAAGCCGAAGGGCGCCATGCGGTCCCATGGCAATGCCAGAGCTGCATCCGGTAACGCACGTCGGGCATTTGGCTACCGGCATGAGGATGTCATTGCCATCGTCATGCCACTCAGCCATTCCAGTGCCCTGGTTAGTCAGATGTTGCCCATGATTGAAGTGGGAGGAACAGCCGTGTTGGTAGAACGTTTTGATGCGGTTGATCTTCTGGCACGAATTCGTAAGTGGAACGTCACCTGCTTCCGTGCGGTGCCGGCCACCTTCAAAATGTTAATGGTCTATCCGGAGTTTCATGCCGATTATCTTCCCTCTTTGCGTTTGTTGATGAATTCCAGCGCGGCGATCGAGTCTCAAACCCATTTGGCCATCAAGGAGCGGTTCCCCAACGTAGAGTTGGTCAATTCGTACGGGCTGACCGAAGCCTCTACCTGCACGATACTCTCAGATACCGTCGGACTGGAACATCCGGATTCCATCGGTGTTCCGATACCCGGTGTGGAGATGGCAGTTATGGACGACGAGGGTTGCCCTGTGGAGGAGGGACTGACGGGCGAGATTTGGGTTCGAGGTCCGCATGCGTGCCTTGGTTACCATCGACTTCCGGCGGAAACGGAAGCGTTGTTTGCACCCGGAGGTTGGTTGAAAACCGGTGACATGGGCCACAAGGATTCCCTAGGGCTTTTTTACTTTCATGGACGTAAAGTTGATGTCATTAACTGTGGGGGTAGGAAGTATGCCCCCGTAGAAGTGGAACAATGCATATTGGAGCTCAAGGATGTTGCCGAGGTGGCGGTGCTTGGTGTGCCCCATCGTGTCCTTGGCCAGGTTGCCAAGGCCTATGTGGTTTTTCGGGACCGCGCGACTGGAGATCTTAAAGCGGTGACCCGCCATTGTGCCAGGTCTCTTCCGAGTCACAAGGTCCCGTTTTTTATGGAGGCGGTTGATGCCTTGCCGAGAAACAGTCTTGGCAAGATGCTGCATCGGGAGCTGAAGGCAGAGTCACCACCAGCGTTGCACAAAGTGTCACGGAATGGATAA
- a CDS encoding acyl carrier protein, whose translation MSNTHAKVIEFLSGLLQVDIPPDIDDLHRREFSDWDSINHLRLIMELEEMLGVSLEDEQAADLSSSRQIEALFLKHGLTLPGEESS comes from the coding sequence ATGTCAAACACACATGCGAAGGTGATCGAGTTTCTTTCAGGATTGCTTCAGGTGGATATTCCTCCGGATATCGACGATCTGCACCGCAGGGAATTCTCCGACTGGGATTCCATCAATCATCTGCGTCTGATCATGGAGCTTGAAGAAATGTTAGGTGTGAGTCTTGAGGACGAACAAGCCGCAGACCTATCCTCATCGCGACAAATTGAGGCCCTGTTCCTTAAACATGGTTTGACGTTACCTGGAGAGGAATCCTCATGA
- a CDS encoding glycosyltransferase family 1 protein, with amino-acid sequence MKIGICARTWGENGGIGVYTRSVIEAILHLDTRNEYHILYSNKAHLGSLPGTDRVREVYLSAKGKWMWDQWAVPRYAHREGLDLIFHTKFAIPFLARCKTAMVLHGTERFVHPEFHQTADLWFFKTVYPQYLKQASLIIAVSNRAKEDIISYLGIDPDKVKLAYLATDPIFRSITDPRQLDPVRVKYKLPSRFILFAGHIYPGKNFTRLLEAFSKVRKHVDVHLVVAGGMRWKYQEDMKTLESLGLQDCVHFAGYVPQHELVAFYNLAAATVFPSHYESFGLPNIEANACGCPLVTSRTGGSPEAAGNAAIYVDPLDVAEIANAIGRVLTDDALRQTLIAKGYENAARFSWEKTAKATLDAFEWVVAPA; translated from the coding sequence ATGAAAATAGGCATTTGTGCCAGAACATGGGGAGAAAATGGCGGCATTGGTGTCTATACGCGAAGCGTTATTGAGGCCATTTTACATTTGGATACTCGAAACGAGTATCACATTCTTTACTCCAACAAGGCACACCTTGGATCGCTTCCTGGCACGGATCGCGTCCGGGAGGTGTACCTGTCTGCCAAAGGCAAGTGGATGTGGGATCAATGGGCAGTGCCGAGGTATGCGCATCGTGAGGGTCTCGACCTGATCTTTCACACCAAGTTTGCCATCCCGTTCCTGGCGCGATGTAAAACAGCCATGGTACTCCATGGGACTGAACGGTTTGTCCACCCTGAGTTTCATCAGACTGCGGATCTCTGGTTTTTTAAAACCGTCTATCCCCAGTATTTAAAGCAGGCCTCCCTTATCATTGCGGTATCCAATCGAGCGAAGGAGGATATTATTTCCTACTTGGGTATTGATCCGGATAAAGTGAAGCTGGCCTACCTTGCCACTGATCCTATCTTTCGATCGATTACTGATCCAAGACAGCTGGACCCGGTCAGAGTTAAATACAAACTACCATCGCGATTTATTCTGTTTGCCGGCCATATCTATCCTGGGAAGAATTTCACACGCCTTTTGGAGGCTTTTTCGAAGGTAAGAAAACATGTCGATGTTCATCTTGTCGTGGCCGGCGGTATGCGTTGGAAGTATCAAGAAGACATGAAAACTCTAGAAAGCTTGGGATTACAAGACTGCGTTCATTTCGCCGGGTATGTTCCGCAACATGAACTTGTCGCGTTTTACAACCTCGCTGCTGCAACAGTGTTTCCTTCACACTACGAAAGCTTTGGCCTGCCAAACATAGAGGCGAATGCGTGCGGATGCCCGTTAGTCACCAGTCGTACAGGAGGAAGTCCTGAAGCGGCAGGAAATGCCGCTATCTATGTCGATCCACTGGACGTTGCGGAAATTGCAAATGCCATTGGTCGGGTCTTGACCGATGACGCCCTGCGGCAAACACTTATTGCCAAGGGATATGAAAACGCGGCACGGTTTTCTTGGGAGAAAACGGCAAAAGCCACGCTGGATGCCTTTGAGTGGGTCGTTGCTCCTGCCTAA
- a CDS encoding polysaccharide deacetylase family protein has product MTIRHFKRSFEKNRNELLGLGLGRYPLFVRSDVQPEQIPVFQFHDVSTATLQPILEFIARNAYVTLTGDEYYERTVGASPRGDREVLLTFDDGQASLYTVAFPLLGKFKQRAVAYIVPGRVPNGGTNLSGTDLEGALCSWPQIREMHSSGVIDFQSHSLYHHSIAISPTVVDFKRPGLSTSFLESDLAPIRQQTLDSSRTELHNLWGSPIYQWNARMCANPAFIENVQIEDLCVRYVADHGGQEFFYDRDWRRQLKQIIKNAQGKCAPIEFETADEQRNAILTDLCQSKAAIEANLPGSRVRHFCFPWYRGSALAAELSLEAGYVTNAWGSLLPQFVNKDGVQPLPISRLQPKYIFRLPGVGRRPLWRLFGRAM; this is encoded by the coding sequence TTGACTATACGACATTTCAAGAGAAGCTTTGAGAAGAACCGTAACGAGCTGCTTGGATTGGGGCTCGGACGGTATCCTCTATTTGTGCGTTCGGATGTGCAACCCGAACAGATCCCTGTCTTTCAGTTTCACGACGTTTCAACGGCCACCCTCCAACCGATCTTGGAATTTATTGCCCGAAATGCCTATGTCACCCTGACGGGAGATGAGTATTACGAACGGACAGTCGGGGCTTCGCCACGTGGGGATCGTGAAGTGTTGCTGACGTTCGATGATGGTCAAGCCAGCCTCTATACCGTCGCCTTTCCCTTACTCGGTAAGTTCAAGCAAAGGGCCGTGGCCTATATCGTCCCTGGGCGAGTGCCAAATGGCGGAACGAATTTGTCTGGAACCGATTTAGAGGGTGCTCTTTGCAGTTGGCCACAGATACGCGAAATGCATTCAAGTGGTGTCATAGATTTCCAGTCACATTCTCTGTATCACCACAGTATCGCCATCTCTCCGACGGTAGTGGATTTCAAAAGGCCAGGCCTTTCCACTTCGTTTCTGGAGTCAGATCTTGCGCCGATTCGTCAGCAAACTTTGGATAGTTCTCGCACCGAACTTCATAACCTTTGGGGATCGCCGATATATCAATGGAATGCACGTATGTGTGCCAATCCAGCGTTTATCGAAAACGTTCAAATCGAAGACCTGTGTGTCAGATACGTGGCAGATCACGGCGGTCAAGAATTCTTTTACGATCGGGACTGGCGGCGTCAACTCAAACAAATCATAAAGAATGCACAGGGAAAATGCGCTCCAATTGAATTCGAAACTGCCGATGAACAACGAAACGCTATCCTCACGGATCTGTGTCAGTCGAAGGCAGCCATTGAAGCCAACCTACCAGGTAGCCGGGTGCGGCATTTTTGTTTTCCCTGGTACAGGGGGTCTGCACTTGCAGCGGAGCTTTCCCTTGAGGCCGGGTACGTCACCAACGCTTGGGGGAGTCTCCTGCCGCAATTCGTGAATAAGGATGGGGTCCAACCGCTCCCAATCTCACGGCTTCAACCGAAGTATATCTTTAGGCTTCCGGGCGTTGGGCGTAGGCCATTATGGAGGCTATTCGGTCGAGCAATGTAG